A genomic region of Ornithorhynchus anatinus isolate Pmale09 chromosome 7, mOrnAna1.pri.v4, whole genome shotgun sequence contains the following coding sequences:
- the ARL4C gene encoding ADP-ribosylation factor-like protein 4C has product MGNISSNISAFQSLHIVMLGLDSAGKTTVLYRLKFNEFVNTVPTIGFNTEKIKLSNGTAKGISCHFWDVGGQEKLRPLWKSYSRCTDGIIYVVDSVDVDRLEEAKTELHKVTKFAENQGTPLLVIANKQDLPKSLPVAEIEKQLALHELIPATTYHVQPACAIIGEGLTEGMDKLYEMILKRRKSLKQKKKR; this is encoded by the coding sequence AtggggaacatctcctccaacatcTCCGCCTTCCAGTCCTTGCACATCGTCATGCTGGGCCTGGACTCCGCCGGGAAGACCACCGTGCTCTACCGGCTCAAGTTCAACGAGTTCGTCAACACGGTGCCCACCATCGGCTTCAACACGGAGAAGATCAAGCTGAGCAACGGCACGGCCAAGGGCATCAGCTGCCACTTCTGGGACGTGGGCGGCCAGGAGAAGCTGCGGCCGCTCTGGAAGTCCTACAGCCGCTGCACCGACGGCATCATCTACGTGGTGGACTCGGTCGACGTCGACCGGCTGGAGGAGGCCAAGACGGAGCTGCACAAGGTGACCAAGTTCGCCGAGAACCAGGGCACCCCGCTGCTGGTCATCGCCAACAAGCAGGACCTGCCCAAGTCCCTGCCGGTGGCCGAGATCGAGAAGCAGCTGGCCCTGCACGAGCTCATCCCGGCCACCACCTACCACGTCCAGCCGGCCTGCGCCATCATCGGCGAGGGCCTGACCGAGGGCATGGACAAACTCTACGAGATGATCCTCAAGCGCAGGAAATCCCTCAAGCAGAAAAAGAAACGGTAA